In Pyrenophora tritici-repentis strain M4 chromosome 6, whole genome shotgun sequence, the DNA window AAGAGTAGTAAGagtagtaagagtagcaagagtAGCAAGAGGAGGATGTGTAACCGCGAGGATAGAGGCAATGAAGGTAATTAAGGTAATTGCGATAATTGCAGGGTTagtaagagcaacaagggcaACACAAGAAAGGCGCGAACGGCAAGGGAATTAACAATTAAGTTAATTATAGCGATTGCAAAGACGgcgggaacagcgaggataTTAAGGGCAGTAAGGGTAGCAAGGACAGcgcagtgatcggaatggtctggtctggtctggtctgagggtacagaccagaccagaccaggtgcttacataaggaccggtccgaccagaccggtccgaccaacaagaccgccaagaatgaggctgaagcaaagaaggaagccgaggaaatgtgttttactactgactgtcaatctagtcgtcttcgttctcactatcctcgatatcgctgttcccctcagcttggggctttccataccaggcccggagacactcgcacgcttctataatatctgccttcagcctaccacggcgatcgacgatagtaagcttcgcgctactaaaaagacgttcgcattcatccgacataggcgagatcgcaaacatgtctagagcgaagcgagcgagatctcgttgggagtcgtagcgagatagccagtacgcaatagcctcattgcaacctgcctcttcgttatgaagccggtcagtagagatgtattgttcatacaaatcagttgtagaaactggagcgtctattcgaatgcgcttatgttcccgctggcgatcaaatgctgggtcaggatctctctccttcctggctggtggtggcagcatctcgacagggtaccttcccttatactctgtctcccagagatgcttcaccgctaattgtgcgttttcaaaccacctcttcttctcttcgtcgccatgaagaacccactcttgcctgaaccatccccacttgcgatatggatcaaggatttgagccgcataatatgccggtggaaggtcagtatcttcagggaatcgattttgccaattcagctgctgattgttatagtactcaacgcactttaaccaagcagcatcagcgcagccttgaaggtacttccatgtaaagttgttatcgtcctcagtgtggatgtcgtggtagtgatccttcgtctcgcttatctcccggagaaggcagtccaaagttgaaaaccagtccgcaagtgacgtcttcttaccttcagaaagcaaagttgcagcatagaagtctttgagagcgagttcaatcttttcaagctcaaaccagtgctgtccatcaagcttaaagttcgcgatccctacggagccctttccaggtacatgacgagccgagaagagctctaaacgttctcgaacatttaatgcacgtgtaatcgaataaaaccatgagttccagcgggtcgagttgttctggataagctcaagcccgtcgaattgcgaaagatctccgccgataataattgtagcaaactcctcacgccgttgtggagtaagcctgatgtatcgcaccaggttgtgaagacgacccaaacatccgaacttcttccagagctcttccaccttcgtatagtcgccacgttgatgatgcttctccagcttcgcaagatacttctcacagtttcgccccataaggaacgcctggcaacagaggttgatgacatggcccaagcaacgcagccggcgatgacgacgttgttttgacttcatccatgggcagagatccttgagtataaactcaacagcggtatcatttgccgaggcattatccagcataaagtatccaatctgatctccgctaatgtcgtattcttccagcaattcaaggaccaccgatccaagattctctccagtatgttcgccgtatatacgtcgcatacctaaagcggtaacacgtcgcatgccggtagtatcaatccacatagcgacgacgcctaggatagcgtaagggtttggtgaagtccagagatcaaaggagatagagatcctactccgtgaatggtgtaggtcctccctaagctgttgcttcttcgatatgaatgcattcattacccagcttcggatagtcttcgcagccttcgggaggtggttgagtagtgccggatttaaaaagaggagtagttcacgaaagtactggttctctaattgaaagaaggcgatatggcagtacacaatccaacgaattagaagctctttaaacttctctactgactccttctAGAAAAAGgtgctggaagcagccccatccttttgctggtcgattatagacttccgtacagaaccctttcgcttgatgccactctggggatcaatctggtgcttctgttccaggtgattccggatcctagaagtgccattgatgacaaacaactcttgcttgctcttcccaaccctgcactcatggcagtaatacacctctttcttatcgctatctcgaatgtattggagtccgtacttccagatgtgtgatgtaccttgacggaaatccttccttgcaattattgcacgtttcacgtacgtgataccgccctgcacgaactcatctggagattcgtgatattgaataggagtgggtgatagtataggggtgggtgatgacgtggggataggagatggagtaagagacgttaaatctagtcttataatattcgatggggacggtgaggttggtgttgaaggctccataacaatagtatataagtaggttgttaaggacttgattgttctatgtaagtagaagacttaccttgatcttaatgactcatattgtgctaaattttctggctagattagtctaagatctagtcacgtggacctatttatagccggaccggtccgatcatctagaccggtccgaccacggtctcaaaaaatcgccagaccagaccaagtcttggcggtctagaccagaccaagaccaagtcagaccagaccattccgatcactgggACAGCGcaagcagcgaggacaacgaggacagcgaggacagtgaaagtaggagagtagcagtagcaatagcagtagccggaggtgtatataagGTGTAGGAGgtaagaggtagaagtaaggatattataagcagcaaggatagcaggggcagaagcggcaacaggtgcaggggtagtaggagtagtaataagaatattaagagcagtgcAAGTTATAAGGACAGGGGACAAAGTAAGGACAGCAGAGATAGTAAGAGTATCAGGAGCAGGGAGAGcagaagccgtaggattaatagcgaagatattaagagcagcaaggaaaTCGAAAGCAGCGAGGGTAGTAGGAGCAGCGACAAGATGAGGCGTAGCGGCCGCCGAAACCGCAGTTaccgcaggtggaggaggcgtaggaggtaaggggcagaagagagcagcacagtccgcaacaatcaattaagtgggtcctagaaggttcagattggattgattgattaccgctttaagcctagtagttacctataggagtttaagccctacctagataggtaagtgggtctaggagagtgaccggattgaattgattgttgcggagtctagagagcagtagagacagcgggaacagcggggaaagggagagcagcaagaaggacggggatagtagagatagaggaagtggcgagagcagaagcagtaatagggaggattgcggaatgcggaggagtaagagcggcaggagtaagagtagcaagagcaggacgtagaagtaagagccgtaggagcaggagcagtaagaatagcaggagTAGCAAGGGTAGGAGCTTTAAAGGCGGCAGCAACGAGGGTGTTACAAGCAGCGAAAATAGTAGGAGCAGGGAGAGCGGTCGCAGTGaggatagcgatagaagcgaggttggcgacagcagggacagtagtagtagcaagaatagcgagagtagcgagagcaatagcagtgagagctagagcattaagagtagcagcaataagagcagtaaccgtaggagtaggcgcattaagagtaaaagctgcaggagtaagagcagtaagggcggaaatagtaggagcgtaattagcgagagcaggagcagcgaggacagcaggagcagctggaatggcgagagcagcaaggacggagtggatagcaagaataggaagcgtaggggccgcagtggcgatatttgtagaagcggcagtaaacacaggtgtagtagtagccgtaggagtaataacgagcatgttaaaagcagcaaggacggcaggaacagcgggagttgcaatagtagaacccgtaaccgtaattgaatagacagtaagagtgatagtcgcgatagaaggaaaagctacaagaatagcagccgtagccgtggtagaagcaagagtaattataatagaggcaaagatagtaacagtagtaagagtaataAGCACAGTAAGGGTACGGTAAGAGCAAAAGTTTAAAGAAGAGTTATTTATAATAAAAATAAGTATGCAGGtataaagcaaagaaaagaaagattcgaaaagagagagtaCAAAGTGGGTGAGATTCATAATCGATAGATAAGGTAGGTAAAACAGGTATAGTTTGTAGTATAGATTAGATAGTGTTTGagaaagaaatcaagcatAGAATCAAGTAGGATTCAAGGATTAGgattgtagtagaagacagAGAAAGTTGTTAGGAATAcattaataagaagatagaagaaaagattaagtttatataaaagtagagtaataagaagaagatataaataaaaaagatataagagattatgtttcaataatat includes these proteins:
- a CDS encoding PIG-U multi-domain protein — translated: MLVITPTATTTPVFTAASTNIATAAPTLPILAIHSVLAALAIPAAPAVLAAPALANYAPTISALTALTPAAFTLNAPTPTVTALIAATLNALALTAIALATLAILATTTVPAVANLASIAILTATALPAPTIFAASQYESLRSRTIKSLTTYLYTIVMEPSTPTSPSPSNIIRLDLTSLTPSPIPTSSPTPILSPTPIQYHESPDEFVQGGITYVKRAIIARKDFRQGTSHIWKYGLQYIRDSDKKEVYYCHECRVGKSKQELFVINGTSRIRNHLEQKHQIDPQSGIKRKGSKESVEKFKELLIRWIVYCHIAFFQLENQYFRELLLFLNPALLNHLPKAAKTIRSWVMNAFISKKQQLREDLHHSRSRISISFDLWTSPNPYAILGVVAMWIDTTGMRRVTALGMRRIYGEHTGENLGSVVLELLEEYDISGDQIGYFMLDNASANDTAVEFILKDLCPWMKSKQRRHRRLRCLGHVINLCCQAFLMGRNCEKYLAKLEKHHQRGDYTKVEELWKKFGCLGRLHNLVRYIRLTPQRREEFATIIIGGDLSQFDGLELIQNNSTRWNSWFYSITRALNVRERLELFSARHVPGKGSVGIANFKLDGQHWFELEKIELALKDFYAATLLSEGKKTSLADWFSTLDCLLREISETKDHYHDIHTEDDNNFTWKYLQGCADAAWLKCVEYYNNQQLNWQNRFPEDTDLPPAYYAAQILDPYRKWGWFRQEWVLHGDEEKKRWFENAQLAVKHLWETEYKGRYPVEMLPPPARKERDPDPAFDRQREHKRIRIDAPVSTTDLYEQYISTDRLHNEEAGCNEAIAYWLSRYDSQRDLARFALDMFAISPMSDECERLFSSAKLTIVDRRGRLKADIIEACECLRAWYGKPQAEGNSDIEDSENEDD